In one window of Fodinibius salicampi DNA:
- a CDS encoding LysR substrate-binding domain-containing protein — protein MELRQFKYLLSIAKEGTLTAAADKLYISQSAISQQVKSMEEELGVQLFDRSGQRLRFTEAGKLLHQRAQRIVKEVDGVKKAIDELEELYRGTLTIGVVQTVNAYLMPRVVSFFSSQFPDIQLKIQELAAPEIEHKVQNHELDVGISFNPTVERSLTFDALFEEDLLLIVNPNHEFAEKAWMNVNSLDQQKLILLPEGYCTRRIWEDCVLETKISPEVQIEMNTINSLLAALEKNITVGTILPALTMQMKVSDGLKAIKLRNPIPCRTVGMLWRNGGYRSVASKKIAEVVKRKYKEIQQGI, from the coding sequence ATGGAGTTACGACAGTTTAAATATTTACTTTCAATTGCTAAGGAAGGCACTTTAACAGCAGCAGCAGACAAGCTTTATATTTCGCAATCAGCGATTTCACAGCAGGTGAAGAGTATGGAAGAGGAACTTGGAGTACAGCTATTCGATCGCTCTGGTCAACGACTTAGATTCACAGAAGCAGGAAAGCTGCTGCATCAACGTGCACAACGAATTGTAAAGGAAGTGGACGGGGTCAAAAAGGCTATTGATGAATTGGAAGAGCTATATCGAGGTACTCTTACTATTGGGGTGGTGCAAACTGTAAATGCTTATTTGATGCCTCGAGTAGTATCTTTTTTTTCATCTCAGTTTCCAGATATACAGCTTAAAATACAGGAACTGGCCGCACCAGAAATAGAACATAAAGTTCAGAATCATGAACTGGATGTAGGAATAAGCTTCAATCCAACTGTAGAGCGGTCGTTGACGTTCGATGCATTATTTGAGGAAGACTTATTACTAATTGTTAATCCAAATCATGAATTTGCAGAGAAAGCTTGGATGAATGTGAATTCACTTGATCAACAAAAATTGATTTTACTTCCCGAAGGATATTGTACACGTCGTATTTGGGAAGATTGTGTTTTAGAAACTAAGATAAGTCCGGAAGTACAAATTGAAATGAATACTATTAACAGTCTTCTTGCTGCTTTGGAAAAAAACATTACCGTTGGGACTATTTTGCCTGCACTGACTATGCAAATGAAAGTATCTGATGGATTAAAGGCAATAAAATTAAGGAACCCGATTCCTTGTCGAACAGTTGGTATGTTGTGGAGGAATGGGGGATATCGGAGTGTAGCTTCAAAAAAAATTGCTGAAGTAGTGAAACGAAAGTATAAGGAGATTCAACAAGGAATTTAA
- a CDS encoding YggS family pyridoxal phosphate-dependent enzyme: MKNTIKKNIRKVENRITQACQRVKRDPRDIQIILAVKTVKPEHILTAADLGYPMVGENRVQEARRKIKQLSDRADKLEWHYIGHIQSNKVNKVIRFASMVHSIDRMKIVRKMNHRLKKVGKTMDVLIQVNTSGEDSKYGIHPSDAINFVREATKFKRLNIKGLMTIGLFSDNWPKVREGFAQLRQLRDTISDQNIPDIQMQHLSMGMTNDFELAIEEGATMVRIGRAIFGERDTPDSYYWPGIDSAPYSSNHISE, encoded by the coding sequence ATGAAGAACACTATCAAAAAGAATATTCGGAAGGTTGAAAATCGCATTACTCAAGCCTGTCAGCGGGTGAAACGAGATCCCAGAGATATTCAAATAATTCTAGCTGTCAAGACGGTTAAACCCGAACATATCCTTACAGCGGCCGATTTGGGTTACCCAATGGTTGGTGAAAACCGAGTACAGGAAGCACGTCGAAAAATAAAGCAACTGAGTGATCGTGCGGACAAGTTGGAGTGGCATTATATCGGCCATATTCAAAGCAATAAAGTCAATAAGGTTATAAGATTTGCTTCGATGGTGCATTCTATTGATCGCATGAAAATTGTACGAAAAATGAACCACCGCCTTAAAAAGGTTGGAAAGACAATGGACGTATTAATCCAGGTAAATACCTCAGGAGAGGACAGTAAATACGGCATTCATCCGAGTGATGCTATCAACTTTGTCAGAGAAGCAACCAAATTTAAGCGACTTAACATTAAGGGCCTGATGACTATCGGACTTTTCTCAGATAATTGGCCGAAGGTGCGTGAAGGTTTTGCTCAGTTGCGACAATTGCGCGATACTATTTCCGACCAAAATATTCCGGATATTCAAATGCAGCATCTTTCTATGGGAATGACCAACGACTTTGAATTGGCCATCGAGGAAGGTGCAACAATGGTTCGAATAGGCCGGGCCATTTTTGGTGAACGCGATACCCCTGATTCTTATTATTGGCCGGGCATTGACTCAGCACCATATTCATCCAATCACATATCCGAATAA
- a CDS encoding alpha/beta hydrolase, with protein sequence MNQARIATLSSVLIFATLALVFSTSAIAQDGTIYPLEAPDEPNAIPLGTGGVEEQDAPETWFRQWGDPMARNISKATLTPFLPESDKANGAAVIVAPGGGFRWLSMGNEGWEVAEALADQGIAAFVLKYRLHPTPESLDDFRESMNRTFDDAADTSSQDEGPPSRPRRDLSNQLEDAEAAYDLIVERSKEWGVDTDRLGMIGFSAGAGLTMHSTLNSESMELAFIGPIYGGMGAVEVPKNAPPMFNVIAADDFLFNGKFGIIKSWYEAGVPVEFHLYQNGGHGFGLGNPDRTSNRWFEAFMHWLEVNDFLNANSEE encoded by the coding sequence ATGAATCAGGCTAGAATAGCTACCCTTTCCTCAGTACTCATATTTGCTACCTTAGCGCTCGTATTCTCTACTTCTGCCATAGCGCAGGACGGGACCATTTATCCACTTGAAGCCCCTGACGAGCCGAACGCCATTCCGCTCGGCACCGGTGGAGTTGAGGAACAAGACGCACCTGAAACCTGGTTTCGTCAGTGGGGCGACCCGATGGCAAGAAACATTTCTAAAGCCACTCTCACTCCCTTCCTGCCCGAATCAGACAAAGCAAACGGCGCAGCGGTTATCGTGGCGCCCGGTGGCGGTTTCCGGTGGCTCTCTATGGGCAATGAGGGCTGGGAAGTAGCGGAGGCTCTGGCGGATCAGGGCATCGCTGCCTTCGTACTCAAATACCGGCTTCATCCAACCCCAGAGTCACTTGATGATTTCAGAGAGTCGATGAATAGAACGTTCGATGACGCCGCTGACACTTCTTCACAAGATGAAGGACCGCCAAGTAGACCACGCCGCGACCTGTCCAACCAGCTCGAGGATGCTGAGGCCGCATATGACCTGATCGTCGAGCGATCTAAGGAATGGGGCGTGGATACCGATCGGCTGGGCATGATCGGCTTTTCGGCTGGTGCGGGACTAACAATGCACTCTACGCTTAACTCTGAGAGCATGGAACTGGCCTTCATCGGGCCGATCTATGGCGGCATGGGTGCAGTTGAGGTACCAAAGAACGCTCCGCCTATGTTCAATGTCATTGCTGCCGATGATTTTCTTTTCAACGGTAAGTTCGGCATAATCAAGTCTTGGTATGAAGCGGGCGTACCGGTTGAGTTTCACCTTTATCAGAATGGAGGGCACGGGTTCGGCCTCGGAAATCCGGATCGCACCAGCAATCGCTGGTTTGAAGCCTTTATGCATTGGCTGGAGGTGAACGACTTTCTAAATGCCAACTCAGAAGAGTAA
- a CDS encoding SulP family inorganic anion transporter, producing the protein MNHSDKTLLVRYIPITNWLRDYNSSYLNKDLRAGLTVGILLIPQSMAYAMLAALPPYMDSTPLLSPLQSMPYLVLPVS; encoded by the coding sequence ATGAATCACAGCGATAAAACGCTGCTTGTTCGTTATATCCCAATTACCAACTGGCTTAGGGACTATAACAGTTCCTACTTAAATAAAGATTTACGTGCTGGTTTAACGGTTGGTATTTTACTGATTCCCCAAAGTATGGCTTATGCCATGCTGGCTGCACTACCTCCGTATATGGACTCTACGCCTCTGTTGTCCCCCTTGCAATCTATGCCATATTTGGTACTTCCCGTCAGCTGA
- a CDS encoding type 1 glutamine amidotransferase gives MEIHYLQHVSFEGPGYIETWAEQQDHKLTGTHLFNAETLPASENIDALIIMGGPMGIDDEQDYPWLKKEKVFIKECISRKKKVLGICLGAQLIADALGAEVVTLLEKEIGWFPVQWTPSARNHPTLNFLPPQQIVLHWHGDMFYRPNGAINLGCSEGCENQGFMLDDYVLGLQFHLEMTKEGLSQLIENSQHKNGNGRFVQNAEQMLTEGYFEQNHNTMCKLLDRFIT, from the coding sequence ATGGAAATACATTATTTGCAACATGTCTCCTTCGAAGGACCAGGTTATATTGAGACCTGGGCCGAACAACAAGACCATAAGCTAACCGGTACACATCTATTTAATGCTGAGACGCTTCCCGCATCTGAAAATATCGACGCATTAATTATAATGGGCGGTCCGATGGGTATTGACGACGAGCAAGATTATCCTTGGCTGAAGAAAGAAAAAGTATTCATTAAGGAATGTATCAGTCGCAAGAAAAAAGTGTTGGGAATCTGTTTGGGAGCCCAGCTTATCGCTGATGCGTTAGGGGCAGAAGTAGTGACTCTCTTAGAAAAAGAGATCGGTTGGTTTCCGGTACAGTGGACCCCATCTGCACGAAATCATCCTACGTTGAATTTTCTTCCTCCTCAACAAATAGTCCTTCACTGGCATGGTGATATGTTTTATCGTCCGAATGGTGCTATCAATTTGGGATGTAGTGAGGGTTGCGAAAACCAAGGTTTTATGCTTGATGATTATGTACTCGGCCTGCAATTCCATTTGGAAATGACAAAAGAAGGGTTATCTCAACTTATTGAAAACAGTCAGCATAAAAATGGTAATGGTCGGTTTGTACAAAACGCCGAGCAAATGCTTACCGAAGGATATTTCGAGCAGAATCATAACACAATGTGCAAATTGCTTGATCGGTTCATAACGTAG
- a CDS encoding SulP family inorganic anion transporter — protein sequence MVRRNPDYKVESNQELFSIGLANMVGSVFNAYPVAGSFSRTAVNDTNKAKTSISLLVSAVLVLLTVLFLTHLIYYLPQKVLAAIIITAVPGLVELGEARFLWKVRKREFVLMMVTFIATLGLGILVGIGIGVLISLAIVIHRSSYPNIVMLGRLPDTEHYRDLERHPEGLTQTHTTIVRIDASLYFANIPYMKEKLEELEIESGKNLEQVIIDAIGINEVEASTRHALKELTEEYESGGIDVIFTGVKGPVRDIFKRSGLEDIIGPSQFYLNITRAVDSLEEEKEEESHLV from the coding sequence ATGGTCCGCCGTAATCCCGATTACAAGGTTGAATCCAACCAGGAGCTGTTCAGTATAGGGCTGGCAAATATGGTGGGATCTGTTTTTAATGCCTATCCAGTGGCAGGTAGTTTTTCGCGCACAGCCGTTAACGATACAAATAAGGCAAAAACCAGTATCTCTTTGTTGGTCAGTGCTGTACTTGTTTTGTTAACCGTGTTATTCTTAACACATCTAATTTATTATCTGCCCCAAAAGGTTCTGGCGGCCATTATAATTACGGCTGTACCGGGCCTGGTAGAATTAGGAGAGGCCCGCTTTTTGTGGAAGGTACGCAAGCGTGAGTTTGTACTTATGATGGTTACTTTTATTGCCACGCTTGGACTGGGAATACTGGTAGGTATCGGTATTGGGGTACTTATTTCCCTGGCGATCGTCATTCACCGCAGCAGCTATCCGAATATTGTAATGCTCGGTCGTCTTCCGGATACGGAACATTATCGGGATTTAGAGCGCCATCCTGAAGGATTAACGCAGACACATACCACTATCGTCCGCATCGATGCCTCCCTTTATTTTGCGAATATTCCCTATATGAAGGAAAAGCTGGAAGAGCTCGAAATTGAAAGCGGCAAGAATCTGGAACAGGTTATTATTGATGCCATCGGTATTAATGAGGTCGAAGCAAGTACCCGGCACGCACTCAAAGAACTGACCGAGGAGTATGAAAGCGGGGGTATTGACGTGATTTTTACGGGTGTAAAGGGACCTGTAAGGGATATATTCAAGCGGTCGGGTCTGGAAGATATTATTGGTCCCAGCCAGTTTTATCTGAACATTACCCGTGCGGTTGACAGCCTGGAGGAGGAGAAGGAAGAGGAATCGCACCTGGTTTGA
- a CDS encoding phosphoheptose isomerase, which translates to MDTDTELKEKKKEIFKRVHDRLAGQGFSIVDQDENRPWGGFFVIAEEQTEDFINVYFTDYSRDELNISGKLSPKILIVAPGKRLSWQYHYRRAEIWKVVDGPVGIIKSNTDEQGELERYKSGEAVTLEQEERHRLVGLDNWAVLAEIWQHTDPENPSDEDDIVRLQDDYGR; encoded by the coding sequence ATGGATACCGATACCGAGCTAAAGGAAAAGAAAAAAGAAATATTTAAAAGGGTTCACGATCGTCTTGCAGGGCAGGGTTTTTCGATCGTTGATCAGGATGAGAATCGGCCGTGGGGCGGATTTTTTGTTATAGCTGAGGAACAGACCGAAGATTTTATAAACGTTTATTTTACAGATTACTCCAGAGACGAATTAAATATATCCGGCAAGCTAAGTCCCAAGATATTAATTGTGGCTCCTGGAAAACGGCTCTCCTGGCAATACCACTACCGGCGTGCAGAAATATGGAAGGTTGTGGATGGCCCCGTAGGGATAATTAAAAGTAATACAGATGAACAGGGTGAACTTGAAAGGTATAAATCGGGAGAAGCTGTAACCCTTGAGCAGGAAGAGCGTCATCGTCTGGTGGGACTGGATAACTGGGCGGTACTGGCTGAGATATGGCAGCATACAGACCCAGAGAACCCTTCGGATGAAGATGATATCGTCCGCCTTCAGGATGATTACGGCAGATAA
- a CDS encoding aldehyde dehydrogenase (NADP(+)), which produces MALTGQNFIGSHRSGNGSKTFQGINPETESKLKPDYVEATSDEVDQAVQKAEEAFNDYRQKSTVNRAEFLEAIADEIMELGDALIKRASEETGLTEGRLTGERGRTFNQLRLFADVVREGSWVDARIDRSDEAPDVRSMKMALGPVAIFGASNFPLAFSVAGGDTASALAAGCPIVVKAHPAHPGTCEMVAGAILKAVEKTGMPEGTFSMVQGISHEVGTALVEHPLIKAVGFTGSFKGGKALYDAATSRPEPIPVYAEMGSTNPIFLLPGALREKGDEVAEGLTNSVNLGVGQFCTNPGLVAYEESDEARAFHQAVADHFKKAGTGTMLTSGIQSAYKEGLETLLQQEGVQLVASGSEDGSPNTGVPHLLKVDSKNFLANDGLEEEVFGPSTLTISAEGKADLIDIAENLQGHLTATLYGTEEDLETYSDLVTVLQRKVGRLIFNGFPTGVEVNHAMIHGGPYPATTDSRTTSVGTSAIDRFARPVCFQDFPESQLPDELKDENPLDIWRLENGEHTK; this is translated from the coding sequence ATGGCACTTACAGGTCAAAATTTTATTGGAAGTCACCGCTCAGGTAACGGTAGTAAAACATTTCAAGGAATAAATCCAGAAACAGAAAGCAAGCTAAAACCCGACTATGTTGAGGCTACGAGCGATGAAGTCGATCAGGCGGTACAGAAAGCAGAAGAAGCGTTTAACGACTACCGCCAGAAGAGCACCGTCAATCGAGCTGAATTTTTAGAGGCCATAGCCGATGAAATCATGGAGCTTGGTGATGCCCTGATCAAACGGGCCAGCGAAGAAACGGGCCTGACTGAAGGACGCCTGACCGGGGAGCGGGGGCGCACCTTCAATCAGCTGCGGCTCTTTGCGGATGTCGTTCGTGAGGGTTCCTGGGTGGACGCCCGGATCGACCGCTCGGATGAGGCCCCGGATGTACGAAGCATGAAGATGGCGCTGGGTCCGGTTGCTATTTTTGGCGCCAGTAACTTTCCGTTGGCATTTTCCGTGGCGGGCGGAGATACGGCCTCGGCACTGGCTGCCGGATGTCCCATTGTGGTAAAAGCGCACCCAGCCCATCCCGGCACCTGCGAAATGGTGGCTGGTGCCATTCTAAAGGCCGTCGAAAAAACCGGCATGCCGGAAGGCACATTCTCGATGGTTCAGGGTATCTCCCACGAGGTAGGAACGGCACTCGTCGAGCATCCGCTGATTAAAGCGGTTGGGTTTACCGGCTCCTTTAAAGGAGGGAAGGCTTTGTACGATGCGGCCACCAGCCGGCCGGAGCCAATTCCGGTGTATGCTGAAATGGGCAGTACCAATCCTATTTTTCTGCTCCCGGGAGCACTCAGGGAGAAAGGAGATGAGGTTGCGGAAGGATTGACGAACTCGGTGAACCTGGGGGTCGGACAGTTTTGCACAAATCCCGGCCTGGTAGCCTACGAAGAATCAGATGAGGCCCGGGCTTTTCACCAGGCGGTAGCCGATCATTTTAAGAAGGCAGGCACGGGTACCATGCTGACTTCAGGAATTCAATCGGCTTACAAAGAAGGTCTGGAAACGCTGCTTCAGCAGGAAGGCGTACAGCTGGTCGCTTCAGGATCGGAAGATGGATCACCGAATACCGGAGTGCCCCATCTTTTAAAGGTGGATTCCAAAAATTTCCTTGCTAATGACGGGCTGGAAGAGGAAGTGTTCGGCCCCTCTACGCTTACAATATCAGCGGAGGGAAAAGCCGATCTGATTGACATTGCGGAGAATCTGCAGGGGCATCTTACTGCTACGCTCTACGGAACAGAAGAGGATCTGGAAACATATTCCGATTTGGTAACGGTGTTGCAGCGAAAGGTAGGCCGCCTGATTTTTAATGGCTTTCCCACGGGCGTTGAGGTCAATCACGCCATGATACACGGCGGACCCTATCCCGCAACCACCGACAGCCGTACTACTTCGGTAGGTACCTCGGCTATTGACCGGTTTGCACGTCCCGTTTGTTTCCAGGATTTCCCTGAAAGCCAGCTTCCGGATGAGCTTAAGGATGAGAATCCTCTTGATATCTGGCGACTGGAAAATGGTGAGCATACAAAGTAG
- a CDS encoding bifunctional 3,4-dihydroxy-2-butanone-4-phosphate synthase/GTP cyclohydrolase II, whose amino-acid sequence MSGDITFDSIESAIEDIKQGRMVIVADDEDRENEGDFVMAAEKVTPEAINLMAKYGRGLICVPIKREKAYSLNLDYMVSEGADPDEAAFTVSVDHRELTTTGISAADRANTINELIKDNADPDAFRRPGHVFPLIGVEGGVLRRAGHTEASIDLAQLAGLKPAGIICEIMKDNGAMARLPDLAEIADEFNMKLINIKDLISYRMKNESLVRKVVDVNLPTIYGEFTLHAFQERLTGDHHLALAKGEWTEDEPVLVRVHSSCMTGDIFGSKRCDCGEQLHQALLKVEKEGKGVVLYMNQEGRGIGLVNKLKAYKLQEQGMDTVEANEALGFEPDHRDYGVGAQILRSLNICKMRLMTNNPVKRVGLKSFGLEMTERVPIEVGAYPENVRYLKTKRDKMGHKLKLDELDPHSPKFLDSIVQED is encoded by the coding sequence ATGTCCGGTGATATTACATTCGATAGCATTGAATCGGCTATCGAAGACATAAAACAGGGCCGCATGGTTATCGTCGCAGATGACGAAGACCGTGAAAACGAAGGCGACTTTGTGATGGCGGCTGAAAAAGTTACGCCCGAGGCTATCAACCTGATGGCCAAATACGGGCGCGGACTTATTTGCGTGCCTATCAAGCGCGAAAAGGCATATTCCCTGAATCTCGACTATATGGTAAGTGAGGGGGCAGATCCCGATGAAGCTGCCTTTACCGTCTCCGTGGATCACCGGGAACTCACCACTACGGGTATTTCGGCAGCCGACCGCGCCAACACCATTAATGAACTTATTAAAGATAATGCCGATCCCGATGCTTTCCGCAGGCCGGGACATGTATTCCCGCTCATCGGGGTGGAAGGCGGGGTGCTTCGCCGCGCCGGACATACGGAAGCGTCCATCGATCTGGCTCAGCTCGCGGGATTAAAGCCTGCCGGCATTATCTGTGAGATCATGAAAGATAACGGCGCCATGGCGCGCCTGCCGGATCTTGCTGAAATTGCTGATGAGTTCAATATGAAACTCATTAATATTAAGGATCTGATCTCTTATCGCATGAAGAATGAATCTCTTGTGCGCAAGGTGGTGGATGTTAATCTGCCAACCATCTACGGAGAGTTTACCCTTCATGCTTTCCAGGAACGCCTGACCGGCGACCATCACCTGGCACTGGCCAAGGGGGAATGGACGGAGGACGAGCCGGTGCTGGTACGGGTACACTCTTCCTGTATGACCGGGGACATTTTCGGATCCAAGCGCTGCGATTGTGGTGAACAGCTGCATCAGGCCCTGCTGAAGGTAGAGAAAGAGGGCAAAGGAGTCGTCCTCTATATGAACCAGGAAGGCCGGGGCATCGGACTGGTTAATAAACTCAAGGCCTATAAGCTCCAGGAACAGGGTATGGATACGGTGGAGGCTAACGAGGCTTTGGGCTTTGAACCCGATCACCGCGACTATGGAGTGGGTGCTCAAATTCTTCGCTCACTGAATATTTGTAAGATGCGCCTGATGACCAATAATCCTGTTAAACGTGTAGGACTGAAAAGTTTCGGCCTTGAAATGACTGAGCGCGTACCTATAGAAGTAGGAGCCTACCCGGAAAATGTTCGCTATCTCAAGACCAAGCGCGACAAGATGGGTCATAAGCTTAAGCTGGACGAACTGGACCCGCATAGCCCCAAATTCCTTGACAGTATTGTCCAAGAGGACTAA
- a CDS encoding aminotransferase class III-fold pyridoxal phosphate-dependent enzyme, with protein MLQNKLTEKFAEISGLDKSSFGNSGSEAVERAIKSARKFRKVHNKKRKVISTNICNTK; from the coding sequence ATTCTCCAAAACAAGCTGACTGAGAAATTTGCCGAGATCTCGGGCCTTGATAAATCTTCTTTCGGTAACAGTGGTTCAGAAGCGGTAGAGCGAGCCATAAAATCGGCTCGAAAGTTCCGGAAAGTGCATAATAAAAAAAGGAAAGTTATTAGTACTAATATTTGCAATACTAAATAA
- a CDS encoding fumarylacetoacetate hydrolase family protein, whose amino-acid sequence MKIYKTSQGILLKHRDEFYLLEDEDWDQFINDDRLYEKIKDIASSNKPFANGPDLIANELQPPVDGQEIWASGVTYYNSKLGREEESKEAGGSDFYARVYSAERPELFFKATKHRTVGSGEYVRIRDDSTWDVPEPELTLVITSKGTIVGYTIGNDMSSRSIEGENPLYLPQAKCYDGSAAVGPCIYVTDQPLPQDTTIALQVEREGTLVFEDDITIDQIKRNFTELVSYLYKECSFPHGSLLMTGTGIVPSNEFTLQHDDKISITIQPIGTLINKVR is encoded by the coding sequence ATGAAAATCTATAAGACCAGTCAGGGTATTTTGCTGAAACACCGGGATGAATTTTATTTGCTGGAAGATGAGGACTGGGATCAATTTATTAACGATGACCGGCTGTATGAAAAAATAAAGGACATTGCGTCATCCAATAAGCCGTTTGCGAATGGTCCGGATCTGATTGCTAATGAGCTGCAGCCTCCTGTGGACGGGCAGGAAATATGGGCTAGCGGCGTCACATACTATAATAGCAAGCTGGGCCGCGAGGAAGAGTCGAAAGAAGCCGGGGGCAGTGATTTTTATGCCCGGGTGTATAGCGCTGAGCGTCCGGAACTGTTTTTTAAGGCGACCAAACATCGAACGGTGGGTTCCGGCGAATACGTGCGGATACGTGATGATTCCACCTGGGATGTGCCCGAACCCGAACTGACATTGGTGATCACCTCCAAGGGTACGATCGTGGGATACACTATCGGCAATGATATGAGTTCGCGCAGCATTGAAGGAGAAAATCCGCTGTATTTACCTCAGGCCAAATGTTATGACGGTTCTGCTGCCGTGGGCCCCTGTATTTATGTAACCGATCAGCCATTACCGCAGGATACCACTATTGCGCTGCAGGTGGAGCGGGAGGGGACCCTAGTATTTGAAGATGACATTACGATCGATCAGATCAAACGAAATTTTACAGAACTTGTTTCTTACTTATACAAAGAGTGCTCATTTCCCCACGGAAGCCTGTTGATGACAGGAACGGGGATTGTGCCCTCTAATGAGTTTACGCTACAGCATGATGATAAAATAAGTATTACGATTCAACCCATTGGTACATTAATTAACAAAGTCAGATAA
- the yajC gene encoding preprotein translocase subunit YajC, with translation MMNAAFFLMGNPDQAGWMNLIFLGAIFLIFYFFIIRPQSQRQKEIKKMVDNLEKGDKIVTSGGMIAKVKTVDDDTVLAEIDNGVKARFRKSAITDVNPNQND, from the coding sequence ATGATGAACGCAGCCTTTTTTCTGATGGGAAACCCCGATCAGGCCGGATGGATGAACCTGATCTTCCTGGGAGCTATTTTTCTTATCTTTTACTTTTTTATCATTCGTCCACAGAGCCAGCGCCAGAAAGAGATTAAAAAGATGGTGGATAATCTCGAAAAAGGCGATAAAATCGTCACCTCCGGCGGAATGATTGCCAAGGTAAAAACTGTTGATGATGACACCGTATTAGCGGAAATCGATAATGGCGTCAAGGCACGTTTTAGAAAGAGTGCCATAACCGACGTCAATCCCAATCAAAACGACTAA
- a CDS encoding GntP family permease — protein MVVIYLLLSIVLIILLTARYQVHPFIVLFLVSLFYGLCSGMPLNEIIESVNSGFGDTLGSIGLLIILGVIIGAFLENSGGAYKIADKVLNLTGKKRVPTAMGIIGYFVSIPVFADSAFILLSPLNKSLSKKAKITLSGSAVALALGLTVTHTLVPPTPGPIAAAGILNADLGLVMMLAIPVSAIALVAALIYSTQYVSKTYIDPIPEVDQEEMAARMKKAPGAFKSSLPVFVPIILIVLRSIVNMYEETINAEVANVILFMGEPFIALLIGMFLAFLLPQKLDSSMLSTSGWVGKALKDATSIILITGAGGIFGKVLQNSGIAEMLGQMLSDIDLSIWLPFLLAAAIKTAQGSSTVALITAASIMTPMMETLGFVTEIEKAIVVLAIGAGSSVFSHANDSFFWVVTQLTGMDTKMGYRLFSLGTFVLGLTAATTLFIIYLFIG, from the coding sequence ATGGTGGTAATTTATCTCCTTCTTAGTATAGTCCTGATCATCCTGTTGACCGCCCGATATCAGGTTCATCCTTTCATTGTCCTTTTTCTGGTTTCCCTTTTTTACGGCTTATGTTCCGGCATGCCCCTTAATGAAATCATTGAATCCGTTAATAGTGGATTTGGCGATACTCTGGGCAGTATTGGGCTGCTTATTATACTCGGTGTTATTATTGGGGCATTCTTGGAGAATTCGGGCGGAGCCTATAAAATAGCAGACAAGGTACTGAACCTGACCGGCAAAAAACGAGTGCCGACTGCAATGGGCATTATTGGATACTTTGTATCCATCCCTGTATTTGCCGACAGTGCTTTTATCCTGCTTTCGCCCCTCAATAAAAGTTTATCAAAAAAGGCTAAAATTACACTATCAGGATCAGCTGTGGCATTGGCCCTGGGATTAACGGTCACCCATACACTGGTGCCTCCCACTCCGGGCCCGATAGCAGCAGCGGGTATACTCAATGCCGACCTGGGACTCGTAATGATGCTGGCAATACCGGTCAGTGCTATTGCTTTGGTTGCCGCACTCATTTATTCCACCCAATACGTATCCAAAACCTACATCGATCCCATTCCGGAAGTTGACCAGGAAGAGATGGCCGCCCGCATGAAAAAGGCACCGGGCGCTTTCAAGTCTTCACTGCCTGTGTTTGTACCTATTATTTTGATTGTACTCAGGTCGATTGTTAATATGTATGAAGAAACAATCAATGCTGAGGTGGCAAACGTTATCCTCTTTATGGGGGAACCGTTTATTGCTTTGCTTATTGGAATGTTTTTGGCATTTTTACTCCCCCAAAAGCTGGATTCTTCCATGTTATCTACTTCCGGCTGGGTGGGAAAAGCCCTGAAAGACGCCACCTCCATTATTTTGATTACCGGGGCCGGGGGTATTTTCGGGAAGGTACTGCAGAATTCCGGGATCGCCGAAATGCTGGGACAAATGCTGTCAGATATTGACCTTAGTATCTGGCTGCCCTTTTTATTAGCAGCGGCTATAAAAACCGCTCAGGGATCATCTACGGTGGCCCTTATAACGGCAGCATCAATTATGACCCCGATGATGGAGACCCTTGGTTTTGTCACTGAAATAGAAAAGGCGATAGTGGTTCTGGCAATAGGGGCTGGGTCATCCGTATTCTCTCATGCGAACGACAGTTTTTTCTGGGTGGTTACCCAATTGACAGGCATGGATACCAAGATGGGCTACCGGCTTTTTAGCCTGGGAACCTTTGTGCTGGGATTAACAGCGGCCACTACATTGTTTATTATTTATTTGTTCATCGGTTAA